One Candidatus Regiella endosymbiont of Tuberolachnus salignus genomic window, TTAGTGTGCCTTTGACACGTTTGGGTAACCGCGCACCTATGTTGCTTTATGGTCCAGAAGGTACTGAGCATGATCTGTTAAAGGGATACCGAGCGATCAATCCAATATTGGCTAGCAATAATTTCAGGTTAAAAATGGCTCAGATGAGTGCGCGTCATTCTTGGCAACTGGTTTTAGATAACGATGTTCGGCTCGAATTAGGTCGAAATGACCATATTGAACGTTTACAACGTTTTATTGAGTTGTATCCGTTGTTAGAAAAACAACCTGATAATAATAAAAAATTAAATTATATCGATTTACGTTATGACACCGGTGTTGCAGTAGGTTGGTCATCGATTTTGAGTAACCACCCAGATAGTCATCAGCAACAGATACAGGCAAAACAACCATGATCAAGTCAACAGACAGAAAACTGGTAGTGGGTCTTGAAATCGGTACAGCAAAAGTTTCTGTATTGGTTGGCGAGATTCTACCCGATGGCGTGATCAATATTATTGGTGTCGGTAACTGTCCTTCTAAAGGTATGGAAAAAGGGGGGGTTAACGATCTTGAATCCGTCGTAAAATGTGTACAACGTGCGATTGATCAGGCTGAATTAATGGCCGATTGCCAAATTTCTTCCGTCTATTTGGCGCTGTCGGGTAAACATATTAGTTGTCAAAATGAAATAGGGATGGTGCCCATTTCTGAAGAAGAAGTGACGCGGGAAGATGTAGAAAACGTAGTACATACGGCCAAATCGGTACGTGTACGTGATGAACATCGCATCTTACACGTTATTCCGCAAGAATATGCTATCGATTACCAAGAAGGCATCAAAAATCCAGTTGGGCTTTGTGGGGTACGGATGCAAGCGAAAGTTCATCTGATTACCTGTCATAACGATATGGCAAAAAATATTGTCAAAGCGGTTGAACGTTGCAATCTACAGGTTGATCAACTTATTTTTTCTGGTTTGGCAGCCAGTTATGCGGTATTAACCGAAGATGAACGTGAGCTCGGTGTTTGTGTCGTTGATATCGGCGGCGGCACTATGGATATGGCAATTTACACAGGAGGCGCGCTACGCTATAGCAAAGTGATCCCTTATGCCGGCAATGTGGTGACCAGTGATATTGCTTACGCTTTTGGCACTCCCCCTAGTGATGCAGAAACAATTAAAGTCAGATACGGATGCGCATTCGGATCTATTGTCAGCAAGGATGAAAGCGTAGAAGTACCCAGTGTCGGTGGCCGTCCTCCCCGCAGTCTGCAAAGACAGGTATTGGCGGAAGTCATTGAACCCCGTTACACAGAGTTACTTAATTTAGTTAATGAACAAATTTTACAGTTGCAGGAACAATTACGTCAGCAAGGGGTAAAACATCATCTTGCCGCCGGCGTTGTACTGACAGGGGGGGCCGCTCAGATTGATGGCCTGGTTACTTGCGCACAACGGGTATTCCATGCTCAAGTTCGCATTGGCCAACCTCTCAATATTACTGGGCTAACTGATTATGCGCAGGAGCCTTATTATTCTACTGCTGTTGGGTTATTGCACTATGGTAAAGAGAGTCACCTTAATGATGAATCAGATACAGAAAAACGTGCCTCAGTGTACAGTTGGTTTAAACGTATCAATAGCTGGCTGAGAAAAGAGTTTTAATGTCTTAACTTTATATTTCAACCAAGAGATTAAACTGGAGACAATTGTTGATCTCAAAAATACGTTGATCTCAAAGTAATAAGCGCAGAGCGGAGAAAAACTATGTTTGAACCGATGGAACTAACTAATGACGCGGTGATAAAAGTCATCGGCGTGGGTGGCGGCGGTAGTAATGCTGTTGAACACATGGTGCGTGAACAAATTGAAGGTGTTGAATTTTTTGCTATTAATACCGATGCTCAGGCTTTACGTAAATCGACAGTGGGACAGACAATACAAATTGGTAACGCTATTACCAAAGGCTTGGGAGCAGGAGCCAACCCTGAGGTAGGTCGTACTTCAGCTGAGGAAGATCGTGAAGCGTTGAAAACCGCTCTGGAGGGAGCCGATATGGTTTTTATTGCTGCCGGTATGGGCGGCGGCACAGGGACAGGGGCTGCGCCTGTCGTTGCCGAGGTGGCAAAAGAGCTGGGGATCTTAACTGTTGCTGTGGTGACTAAGCCTTTTAATTTTGAAGGTAAAAAAAGGATGGCGTTTGCCGAACAGGGAATTGCGGAATTATCGAAACATGTCGATTCTTTAATTACTATTCCTAATGACAAATTACTCAAAGTGCTCGGCAAAGGTATTTCTTTGCTCAATGCCTTCGGTGCCGCCAACGATGTATTAAAGGGCGCGGTACAGGGTATCGCTGAATTAATCACCCGCCCTGGCTTAATGAATGTCGATTTTGCTGACGTGCGTACTGTGATGTCGGAAATGGGCTACGCCATGATGGGTTCAGGCAAAGCACAGGGCGAAGACAGGGCAGAAAAAGCGGCGGAAACGGCGATCTCCAGCCCATTATTAGATGATATCGATTTGTCTGGCGCGCGAGGGGTACTGGTCAATATTACCGCCGGTTTTGACTTACGTTTGGATGAATTTGAAACTGTCGGTAACACTGTTCGTGCATTTGCATCAGACAATGCGACTGTGGTTATCGGTACCTCGTTAGATCCTAACATGAACGATGAATTGAGTGTTACTGTCGTGGCTACCGGTATTGGCATCGATAAACGACCTGAAATAACACTGGTGACCAACAAGAAAACTAAACCTTTGTTAGCACAGGGTTATCAGCAACCTGGATTGTCAGCATTATCACAAGAAGCCAAAGTGGGGGTAAAAGTATTGAATGATTCAACGGGGAGTAAAACTAATGTGACGCATAATAAAGAGCCTGATTACCTTGATATTCCCGCTTTCTTACGCAAGCAAGCCGATTAAATAGAATTTTGGTTAACATTACTGATCTCAGACAATAAAAAATAATATTCTGGCCTAATAAATTTGGACACTAAAGAAGGGAAAAATTTTAGTGAATAGAGAGTGAATAGATTAAGGTATAAAGAAGATGTCTACCCAGAAATGTACGCCAGAATTTAAACATGAAGTGGCTAACTTAGTGATTGAGCAAAATTACACAATTTCCCAAGCGAGTACGGCCATGGTTGTTAGCAAAAGTGTGTTAAGTAGTGTCGTCACGTAATAAAAAATATATTATCATGTAACAAATAACGACAACTGTTGAGATGATTCAATAATGAAAGATGATTCGGGAATGAATTTAGCCCATCGCCGCCACGATATATCCGATCATGTTTGGAGCCTATTGGAAGCTCATCTCCCGGGGAGAAAAGGCACTTGGGGTGGCATAGCCAGAGATAACAGGCAGTTTATTAATGCTGTTTTCTGGATATTGAGAACCGGCGCTCCCTGGCGTGATTTACCGCCTGATTATGGCGGTTGGAAAAATACTCATCGCCGGTTTTGCCGCTGGCGTGACAAGGGGCTATGGGAGTCTCTGCTCGAAGCGCTGATTGTGGAGCCAGATTTTGAATGGCTGATGATTGATGCCACTCATAGCAAAGTTCACCCTCATGCAGCAGGCGCAAAAGGCGGTAATCAGGATATGGAGCGCACAAAAGGGGGCTCAACAGTAAGATACATCTGGCCGTGGATGCGCATGGTATGCCGGTCAGAATTTTTATTACATCAGGTACCACAGCAGATTGTCAGCAAGCAACGAATTTAACCAAAGGTATTGCAGCAGAATATCTGTTGGCTGACAAGGGCTATGACAGTGATAACATCATTAAAAAAGCAGAAGAAGCCGGCATGCAAATCGTAATACCACCTAAAAAGAATCGTAAAATTCAACGTGAGTACGATAAAGCGCTCTACAAGCATCGACATCTCGTGGAAAATGCTTTTCTGCACCTAAAGCGCTGGCGAGGTATTGCTACTCGTTATGCAAAAAATACCTCCTCTTTTCTCGCTGCTGTACAAATACGATGCCTTGCTCTATGGCTCAAGATCTCATGACGACACTATA contains:
- a CDS encoding IS5 family transposase (programmed frameshift) gives rise to the protein MNLAHRRHDISDHVWSLLEAHLPGRKGTWGGIARDNRQFINAVFWILRTGAPWRDLPPDYGGWKNTHRRFCRWRDKGLWESLLEALIVEPDFEWLMIDATHSKVHPHAAGAKGGNQDMERNKRGLNSKIHLAVDAHGMPVRIFITSGTTADCQQATNLTKGIAAEYLLADKGYDSDNIIKKAEEAGMQIVIPPKKNRKIQREYDKALYKHRHLVENAFLHLKRWRGIATRYAKNTSSFLAAVQIRCLALWLKIS
- the ftsA gene encoding cell division protein FtsA, with the translated sequence MIKSTDRKLVVGLEIGTAKVSVLVGEILPDGVINIIGVGNCPSKGMEKGGVNDLESVVKCVQRAIDQAELMADCQISSVYLALSGKHISCQNEIGMVPISEEEVTREDVENVVHTAKSVRVRDEHRILHVIPQEYAIDYQEGIKNPVGLCGVRMQAKVHLITCHNDMAKNIVKAVERCNLQVDQLIFSGLAASYAVLTEDERELGVCVVDIGGGTMDMAIYTGGALRYSKVIPYAGNVVTSDIAYAFGTPPSDAETIKVRYGCAFGSIVSKDESVEVPSVGGRPPRSLQRQVLAEVIEPRYTELLNLVNEQILQLQEQLRQQGVKHHLAAGVVLTGGAAQIDGLVTCAQRVFHAQVRIGQPLNITGLTDYAQEPYYSTAVGLLHYGKESHLNDESDTEKRASVYSWFKRINSWLRKEF
- the ftsZ gene encoding cell division protein FtsZ — its product is MFEPMELTNDAVIKVIGVGGGGSNAVEHMVREQIEGVEFFAINTDAQALRKSTVGQTIQIGNAITKGLGAGANPEVGRTSAEEDREALKTALEGADMVFIAAGMGGGTGTGAAPVVAEVAKELGILTVAVVTKPFNFEGKKRMAFAEQGIAELSKHVDSLITIPNDKLLKVLGKGISLLNAFGAANDVLKGAVQGIAELITRPGLMNVDFADVRTVMSEMGYAMMGSGKAQGEDRAEKAAETAISSPLLDDIDLSGARGVLVNITAGFDLRLDEFETVGNTVRAFASDNATVVIGTSLDPNMNDELSVTVVATGIGIDKRPEITLVTNKKTKPLLAQGYQQPGLSALSQEAKVGVKVLNDSTGSKTNVTHNKEPDYLDIPAFLRKQAD